DNA sequence from the Capsicum annuum cultivar UCD-10X-F1 unplaced genomic scaffold, UCD10Xv1.1 ctg63845, whole genome shotgun sequence genome:
gatactgCTGCCACCAAAGAGTGTTCACTCTCTGAAATTGGATTCCTCAAGTGACAAGATGCCAGAGacagaaaagaaaatgaaatcttCATCTAAGATCTTAGGAGGTGTAGATGCAGGAGGCAAGAAAGACAATGTTgctaattatagaaaacaaataatCGTGCCTAAAGTATTTGCAGAGAAATCTTTGAAGACGCCAACTCTTTCATCTCCTCCAAAATCTTCCTCTGTTAAACCTTTGATCTTGAGGGTAAGAAGCAATAAAATCTTAAAACTGCTGACCAGAACAAGATGCGGAGAGATGGGACAAACAAACTGAACCCTGAAATGGTTCCTGAGAAAACTTTACGTACTCCCAAAGTGAAAGCATCACCAAAGTCTTCATCCCATTTACAATCACGTCCGTTGTctaataaagaagataaaaaggaaGTTGTTAAGCCTGCAGACAGTGCATTGGGTAAATACACCTATAGTAGCAAAAAGTTGTTGCACATAGCAGAAGCAGAAACTGTTGGGAAAAATCAGAAAAAGACATTGAGAAAAGGTAAGACAGGTGTTTCTAATGATAATAATTCTTCGGCAATGAAACTGAAGTTCAGGAGGGGCAAGATAGTTGATCTCCAGCAAGAAACCAGCAGCCCTAGGAGGCTGACATTTAGATGGGGACGACATGTGGGTGAAAGCCAGGACAGCAATATAAGAAAGaaaatctttaaaaagaaaagagttgatggTGACAAAAGTAATACCATGCCTATCTCTGGAAAAATTGTTTTGAGGTATCCGAATGTACAGGGTTTGTTGAATAATGTGATTAAAGAGACGGCGAGTAAGCTTGTTGAAACCGGGAAGAGCAAGGTTAAAGATTTCGTGGGAGCTTTTGAGACGGTGATTTCCCTCCACAATAAACCTTCTGC
Encoded proteins:
- the LOC124893691 gene encoding uncharacterized protein LOC124893691; this encodes MVPEKTLRTPKVKASPKSSSHLQSRPLSNKEDKKEVVKPADSALGKYTYSSKKLLHIAEAETVGKNQKKTLRKGKTGVSNDNNSSAMKLKFRRGKIVDLQQETSSPRRLTFRWGRHVGESQDSNIRKKIFKKKRVDGDKSNTMPISGKIVLRYPNVQGLLNNVIKETASKLVETGKSKVKDFVGAFETVISLHNKPSAVTVS